In the Cydia amplana chromosome 14, ilCydAmpl1.1, whole genome shotgun sequence genome, one interval contains:
- the LOC134654195 gene encoding recQ-mediated genome instability protein 1-like — MSSNNLVNSVRNFLASKFMRVEDDWLTGCVEYLTEDGSNNYSESDVQNLAKEQWLLNDLKEICPGSLPANLKSQQKTVLNGRFALQINAAVDIGTPAYQQYMKLQKVNTENLEATTKFEDKVPNHRMIKLYLTDGVQEISAIEYRPMRNLSCDITPGCKVLIKGPIECRRGVLLLTESSIELLGGEVQEIAVSNSLAGLLSRKLGLPITQGTAADLNTTVHRNADIPQPHSEMPPARDLFEQTFDPPRPVAIVTSVQQANFADDDIDIDQLAAIEAQFTNKRSLNDDRSKPEKKLKIDPISTINRVEDYPDDNDLFAEDENYLRELESKFDTDSYPVPISSEPFTYLKQINEMREIEKAGRVFRVKAQIMKLLSKLSVGKEGWSLRCTIVDGTGSLEVDFTNNVLSKLVGYTPQEMNQLKKQMATNPRLKEKAVMALQKAKEALQVLYCIIELTMLEVPKITCLTPFDGSHLDLLKKRKTNL, encoded by the exons ATGTCGTCTAATAACTTAGTAAATTCCGTACGGAATTTCCTAGCATCTAAATTTATGCGTGTTGAAGATGACTGGTTGACCGG ATGTGTTGAGTACTTGACTGAGGATGGCAGCAACAATTACAGTGAGTCGGATGTACAGAATCTGGCCAAAGAGCAATGGCTCCTAAACGATCTAAAAGAGATATGCCCGGGGTCTTTACCTGCTAATTTGAAAAGTCAGCAGAAAACCGTGCTAAACGGGAGGTTCGCTTTGCAAATCAACGCTGCCGTGGATATAG GCACACCAGCATATCAGCAGTATATGAAACTCCAGAAAGTCAACACAGAAAACTTGGAAGCCACTACAAAGTTTGAGGATAAAGTGCCAAACCATAG AATGATAAAGTTGTATCTCACTGATGGTGTCCAAGAAATATCAGCAATAGAATACAGACCAATGAGGAACCTCAGTTGTGACATCACTCCAGGATGTAAAGTTCTCATCAAAG gtCCAATAGAATGCCGGCGCGGCGTGCTGCTTCTCACGGAGAGCTCGATAGAGCTGCTCGGAGGTGAAGTGCAGGAGATCGCCGTCTCCAACTCGTTGGCCGGTTTGCTGTCCAGGAAACTTGGCTTGCCTATCACTCAAG gCACCGCTGCAGACCTGAACACAACGGTTCACCGAAACGCCGACATACCCCAGCCCCACTCCGAAATGCCTCCAGCCCGCGACCTTTTCGAGCAAACATTCGACCCACCCCGACCCGTAGCCATAGTCACTAGCGTCCAACAAGCCAACTTTGCCGACGATGACATCGACATAGACCAATTAGCGGCCATAGAAGCGCAATTCACCAATAAACGATCACTTAATGACGATAGAAGCAAACCTgagaagaaattaaaaatagacCCTATTAGTACCATAAATAGGGTCGAGGATTACCCAGACGACAACGATCTATTCGCCGAAGACGAGAATTATTTGAGAGAGTTAGAATCTAAATTTGATACAGATTCGTATCCTGTTCCAATCTCGTCAGAACCGTTTACGTATCTAAAGCAGATAAATGAAATGAGAGAAATAGAGAAAGCCGGAAGAGTGTTCAGAGTGAAAGCACAGATAATGAAATTGTTGTCGAAATTGTCTGTGGGCAAAGAAGGGTGGAGTTTGAGGTGTACTATTGTCGATGGTACGGGGAGTTTGGAAGTGGATTTCACTAATAATGTTTTGTCTAAGTTGGTCGGGTATACGCCGCAAGAGATGAATCAGTTGAAGAAGCAAATGGCGACGAATCCGCGGCTGAAAGAGAAGgctgtcatg GCTCTTCAAAAGGCGAAAGAAGCTCTACAGGTGTTATACTGCATTATAGAGTTAACTATGCTAGAAGTGCCCAAAATAACGTGCCTTACTCCGTTCGATGGATCACACCTAGACTTATTGAAGAAAAGGAAGACTAACTTATAG